In Corticium candelabrum chromosome 1, ooCorCand1.1, whole genome shotgun sequence, the genomic stretch gtctgtctatttgtctgtctatttgtctgtctatttgtctgtttatttgtctgtctatttgtctgtttatttgtctgtctatttgtctgtttatttgtctgtctatttgtttgtctatttgttagtCTATTTTGGGGTAATTTATGTGCGCATGCGAAGACAATGTGTACCAGGTTTCTTCTCTGGTCGTGCATGAGGACCTGGATACAAGGCTAATGGATGTGGTGCTCggcatggtcacgtgattagaCGAGGTATTTGAATTGGTGTAGGCAGGAATGCACGACGGCGACTACCTTGCCGCATTTCATAATATCTTGATGCCGGTTTCGTACGAGGTCTGATGTTACACGTGATCGTTACAATCATGAAATGAATTTTCACTCTGTTTTGTGTCTATGTCAGTTCTGTCCCGATCTTGTTCTTGTTTCGTGTGGCTTTGATGCCGCCCAAGGCGACCCTCTGGTATGCAACCGTATCGTATTGGGaaagcaatgtgtgtgtgtgtgtgtgtgtgtgtgtgtgtgtgtgtgtgtgtgtgtgtgtgtgtgtgtgtgtgtgtgtgtgtgtgtgtgtgtgtgtgtgtgtgtgtgtgtgtgtgtgtgtgtgtgtgtgtgtgtgtgtgtgtgtgtgtgtgtgtgtgtgtgtgtgtgtgtgtgtgtgtgtgtgtgtgtgtgtgtgtgtgtgtgtgtgtgtgtgtgtgtgtgtgtgtgtgtgtgtgtgtgtgtgtgtgtgtgtgtgtgtgtgtgtgtgtgtgtgtgtgtgtgtgtgtgtgtgtgtgtgtgtgtgtgtgtgtgtgtgtgtgtgtgtgtgtgtgtgtgtgtgtgtgtgtgtgtgtgtgtgtgtgtgtgtgtgtgtgtgtgtgtgtgtgtgtgtgtgtgtgtgtgtgtgtgtgtgtgtgtgtgtgtgtgtgtgtgtgtgtgtgtgtgtgtgtgtgtgtgtgtgtgtgtgtgtgtgtgtgtgtgtgtgtgtgtgtgtgtgtgtgtgtgtgtgtgtgtgtgtgtgtgtgtgtgtgtgtgtgtgtgtgtgtgtgtgtgtgtgtgtgtgtgtgtgtgtgtgtgtgtgtgtgtgtgtgtgtgtgtgtgtgtgtgtgtgtgtgtgtgtgtgtgtgtgtgtgtgtgtgtgtgtgtgtgtgtgtgtgtgtgtgtgtgtgtgtgtgtgtgtgtgtgtgtgtgtgtgtgtgtgtgtgtgtgtgtgtgtgtgtgtgtgtgtgtgtgtgtgtgtgtgtgtgtgtgtgtgtgtgtgtgtgtgtgtgtgtgtgtgtgtgtgtgtgtgtgtgtgtgtgtgtgtgtgtgtgtgtaacttcATACTTTCAAGGGTCGTTGTTGTCTGACTCCCACTGGCTACTCACACTTACTCCACAAACTCATGTCTCTCGCTAATGGACGCGTAGTTGTTGTGCTAGAGGTACGTTGTCACACAGATTtgataccgtatttcttcaagtaaATGCCACCCTTAAATAAACGCCCCAGGTGACAGTACAGATAAAATACAAACGCTGCTCTTGAATAAATGCCTTCCTTAAACGCCACACtgtttaatcgaagaaatacggtatttgGTTTATCGGTTGTTGATGCTGACCATGACTTGCAGGGTGGATACAACTTGACATCGATAGCTAATTCGGCAGCTGCCTGTGTCAGTACTCTACTGGGTGATCCGTTATTAGAGCTCAATTCGGCTTATCCAAGTCTAAGGTTTGCTgtatacgcatgcacacacatgggGTGATAGATTGACTGATGGTCGATGGTGACGATTCCAGTGCGCTGGATTCTATTAGGAACACACTGAAAGCTCATTTGTCTTACTGGAAGTGTCTGGGCTTCATGCGTAGTATCGGTATGGGACGTGCAGCATGCGAGTGTATGTTTACATAACGATGGTCGGTCTGAAGGTCAAGACAATGAGCACACGCCATTGGACTCAGACGATAGAGCTCCTCGCGAGGCAAACATTCTGGCTGCCGGTAACGACGAATGTCAAGGCACTGAAGGAGTCACTGCTACTGCACACATGACTGTGAGTAGTGTGACCAATGATCTAGATGCAAGTGAGGAGGATGCACCGGCTGCGGCTGCAGCGATGGCCGCGTCGTGCAGCACGAGTGGTAGTCATAGTCAGGTATTGAGTTATTATACAACATCATGCCTTTATGGAAGCCGAGAAGGGTCATGCTGTGCTTCACTGTGCATGACCCTTATCGGCTAGGTTAAGGGTCTGCGGTGCTTGTCTATGCACTCTGTTACTCATAATAGACACGAATGGTGTCTGCTGTGCTCTATTATGCAGTCTGATACTAAAAGCAGCCAGTAAGGTGACAAACGTCACAAATGCGTCGTAGCTATGACGTGCTCACTAAAAGATGTCATTAGCACCTTTCCTAATTAGTTTGAATgcatacgtgcatgcatgtttatttaattattgtgGCTTTTGGTCAATTGGCTGTAACAAACTGTTGTTTTATTCAACCACATGGCGAACAAAGAATGCTAGAGTTCTTCACTGATGTTCTCAAGGGCAGCAGTTCAAATAAGTTTTTGAGTCAAGCTGTGTAATTATACATTTTATTATCTCGGCAATGTAATAAAAGGTAAAGTACGACTTCGgaactaattattaatacGAAGACCTCTCAGCGGTTTCTGCGGAAGATGCGTTGAAGAGTTTGGAAAAGCAAGAGAGACTTTGTTAGACGCTAAATAGATGTGACATGTTCCCGTGCCTTGATTAGTATTGACTATTTGTAATAGCAGACTGCATTGGAAGGCACAGCAGATGTGAATGGTCTATTAGTAGTAACAGAGTCCATAGGCGAGCACAGCAGAGTCTAGCCGAGAAGGGTTCATGCATAGCGAAGCACAGCATGACCCTTCTTGGCTTTGTTTTCTAATGACTGGTTTGTTACTGTCGTTAGACAATCGGTGACATAGCAGCAAGTATTGGGGTCACAGACGACGAGGTCAGTCACTACGAAATTGCATCCGTGACATGTATCCGATTGTAAAGTGTGTGTCATTCCATAGATAACTATGTATGCCGTGACCCCCCTCACGTGGTGTCCCCACCTGCCGCAAGTTTGTTCGGTTCCAGATGGAGGACTTAACGTCGACGCACCGTGTGAAGATTGTGGCGACGTGAAAGAATGTTGGGTGTGCCTTCACTGTTATAAGGTAATCTGCCTTGTTCGTGCTATGCATTGTATGTGTATGGTGCCTGTAAAAAGCAGACGGCAGACTGGTGGTACTCCGAGGGCAAGTTAGTAGACAGTAATGAGTATTGACTGCAGCAGCGTGTGCAGGTCACTGTCATGCATGCATCAGAAAGTTTGTCTTTAGCACTAGCCTTTTAGTATTCCCTACTGCTTCTAATGTCTTTCAAGACTAATTCTTTTTGagactccaaaaataatttagaatttgTTTATGAATCCTAATTCTTCCGAGGTCTTGGTGTGCAATATTAATCattttgatttaatttttgtttatttattctttcaagctagttcaattctctaaacatttctagttggcatcttgagTTGAACACTTCCGTCTAGTGGCCATTTTTTGATGATGTTTCATGCCCACGCGCAAAAGCCTAAAGCCCGGCCAAAATTTTCGAgaccaaaatattattttttttCTGTTATCCTATTATTTTGAAAAGCAAAACTTTTGTCAAATTATTACTTGAacacattaggagcagtaagATAGTAGACATGTGGAGGTTCTGGCTGCTCAGCCTCTATCTACATAGTACGTACTAGAAGCTTCTAATTAGCTGTAAGAGACAAGTACTGAACTATTAGGTCCACGTGCATTGACTAAATtcaaactgtttgttgtttgctgtgcTGCTGCACTAAATGTAGTCTCATGTAACCAGTCTctcccctttttgacttcAGACACACCAACAGCGTGTGACTCATTACTCAAGAAATGCTGAAGTGATTTAGAAATTAATAACAACACGTACGTGCAACTATTCGTACAAAAGGGAAGAAAGCACATGCTTATGTAACATTAGTCTCGAGTGAAAGCTTGAATGGTGTGCAAGCTGGATTTGCACGTACTGCGAAGAACCTGAACAGTCATTTAGAAATATTACCTTACTACTACTAGTGTTTTTTGAGTAATAatctttttaaaaattttgcctttaaaaataataggataacagaaaaaataatattttggtcTCGAAAATTGTCAGTTGTCTGGGCTTTTGGTTTTTGCACATGTGTATGAAACATCGTAAAAAAAAAGGTCGCTAGATGGAAGTATGCgctcaagatgccaactaaaaatgtttagagaattgaatcagtttgaaagaataaataaactaaattATTTTAGGAGTTTCAAAAATAATTAGTtttgaaaaacattaggagcagtagggtaatACTTTTGTGAAAACTGTCTGAACAATCAAAACAATCAGTAACGGCTGTAATCAGCGTACGTACGACCAAATACTGTCAAACGCCAAACTGCTCTCGGAGTtccagtctgcagtctgctCTACAGGCACCGAGTATGTATGCTCTGGTTTATGAATTCGTCGTATCACGTTACATTTTGTAGGTTCTCTGTGGTCGTTTTGTGCATCAGCACATGCTCGCTCATTCTGCCGAGACAGACCACCAAGTTGTGTTGAGTTACAGTGATCTATCGGTATGGTGCTACGGATGTGATAGTTATGTCCATCATGCAGTGAGTGTAGCCACGATTAACGTAGCcttgagtgtccagccggtcatccccaggaggagaaagacccAGCCGGTCGTCTCCCCCCTTAATGAGAAATACGTAGAcccggtctttctcctccagggggagatgaccggctggacacttgAGCCTACGATTGACTGCTTACTATATGATCATTGAATACGATTTGCTCCTTGTTCGTTTAGTCTGTGTATCCTGCCAAGCAGGCGGCACATTTCAGCAAGTTCAACGAACCGATGCCGGAATAGTGCCGAATGAATTGTTTAGTATCGTTTGCAAACATTGCATTACAGAACTCGACGACATCGACTGTCTAGTTCAGCGAATCAATATGCTAATCAAACTATCTATATAATACATTGCCAGTAGGATCGAAAGGTGTGATCTCATAATACATTGTACCGTGACTTCTCCTTGTAAGCACACTTCAACAGAACTTCGATGTTATGCATGGAACAAAATTGAGTGATTTCGTGTGATCACATAGGAGGTGGCCGACTGGCACTATGATGCAACAGGTGGCACCAGAGGCTGGTCTTGGGCACCAAGCAAGCAGGATTGACTTCACTCAAGTAGATGGCGACGTCACGGCTGTGACTGATGAGCTGTGGTGATTCAGTGAGCACAAGGCATCAGTAATGATGTCTATTGTGTGTCCGTGTGCCcgcctacctgtctgtctgcatgcatgtatgtatcatgtcagatgatacatacatacatacatgagtatgtatgtatgtatgtatgtatgtatgttacattgtatgtgtatgtatgtacgtatgtactacatgtgtatgtaGTATGCAGGTAGGTAGGTAGCCTCAAACCAGTCTCGTgcaggtgtgtgcatgtgggcATGTCATTTCCTTTGGGCACTAGGATGCATTTCCTGATGCCACACCAAGGCACCAGCTTCATCGGAACTTGGCCACCCCTGCCATTAATTAAATCCTACTATCATGGTAAGgtaattttagtatttttagGAGGCTGGCATTTTTCTTTCGGTCACTGCTGTTGATGCATGGACAGCCTGTACTGTGTATTGATCACACCCTGTGTGGGGGACTTGCTTTGATTACTTGAAATCACAGTCCACCTGAACAGAGtaagttgtgttgttttatgATATTCAAGTGTTGTGTCCTTTCGATTTTATACACTCACTACATGACATCAATAATTCGTGTACGTAAATTCTCAATACAAGCATGTCTGTATGGTCTCTTGTGGTAGGCCTATTCTGTGACACCGTCACAGTGGGATATCTCTGCCTCAGACTCATCTCGTAGAAACGACGCTCGATAACCTATCTGCTCGTGTTTGCGACTGCCAGCCTCCTCGACCGTCTCCTGCCATGCCAAAAACGTAATTTCTCTCCGCCATCTTCTcctcacgcatgcgcacaattTCCTCCGTCTTCCTCTCTCGAAAACTACAACCAGAATGGCGAGCCCGAGCCCAAAGTACACGCCCGAGCAGAAGCAGCTCGTGAAGACGGTGATGGAAGACAACGCAATCAACAAGGACACACTGCTGGCCATGCTGCACGACGACCCGACACTCGGATGTTCGCCCATCCCGCCGCAGCCGCTCGCACACAAGCGCAAACTCTCGTCAGGCGAAGAGTGGCCGTCGATGAAGCGCAATCTGACGATCG encodes the following:
- the LOC134177200 gene encoding histone deacetylase 6-like gives rise to the protein MAAEVTEQLEQLSLESEKLWTTGLVYDELMTKHQNPHSPWHPESPERILQIWETLESKGYVKRCKRIPSRRAEEDEIALQHKKSYVELISSSSSMDADKLQHLGNSFDSIYMSQHSYKTALLSLGCTLALTQAVIEGKVRNGMAVVRPPGHHAEHDCAKGFCFFNNVAIAAKWAQTKFGVKKVLIVDWDVHHGNGIQHMFDHDSTVLYFSTHRYDRGKFYPGHPDGNYDAVGKGKGAGYNINVAWNKAGMHDGDYLAAFHNILMPVSYEFCPDLVLVSCGFDAAQGDPLGRCCLTPTGYSHLLHKLMSLANGRVVVVLEGGYNLTSIANSAAACVSTLLGDPLLELNSAYPSLSALDSIRNTLKAHLSYWKCLGFMRSIGQDNEHTPLDSDDRAPREANILAAGNDECQGTEGVTATAHMTVSSVTNDLDASEEDAPAAAAAMAASCSTSGSHSQTIGDIAASIGVTDDEITMYAVTPLTWCPHLPQVCSVPDGGLNVDAPCEDCGDVKECWVCLHCYKVLCGRFVHQHMLAHSAETDHQVVLSYSDLSVWCYGCDSYVHHASVYPAKQAAHFSKFNEPMPE